The genomic DNA GTGGGGAGATAGTCagtcagagacacagagacacggAAACATACAGACAGCTGCTGAAGTGTACAGACACAGACGTGCTGAGTGGAGAAGAGCTAGACGCCAAGAGACAGATGTCACGGAGGGGCAGTGACAGTTTTCAAGACAGACCCCGCGGGACTCAGGCCTGAAAGAGTGGGCAGGCAGGATGTGGGGAAACAGAAACACTGGGCCAGCTGAGCCCCCGTGAGGCAGAGGACCTGAGACATGAGACAGTAAGACTTGAAGGAGCCCTACACACTCTCCGAGACAGCCCcaacttatttttaaactcaaatcTCGGACGCGCTGCTTCAGCCCTGGGGGACCCGGGGTGAATGAACTGTTCCTCTTCTGTCCCCAGAGCAGCTGCTGGATCCTGCTTCCAACCCCCTTCTCCCAGACCGCTCTGACTCCCAGGCCCCATGGCGGGGGCGGGGACAAGAGTGGAGAGTTTGGGGTGGATGCCTAGTAGCAGGGGTGAGGGTGCGGGGAGTTTGATTTCTCCCCTCAAGTCCCCTGTCAACTCctggaagctgggggaggggtctgttcTGATCCTGAGTCACAGCTGTGGGACCTGGCCAGCGTCCTCCTGGacagtggggggtggaggggggcgaAGGGGTTGAGCGGTTGGCATGGGTACTTGGAAAGGCTTCTGGGTGTCTTCCAGTCACAGGGCTGGCAGCTGGGGAGAAGAGCCAGGCTCTTGTACTAGTGATATCATCCAGCATCTCCTGTCCCCCTGCTCTTAAACGCTGACCACCCCGTCCACCACCATTTCTAGGGAAACGGGAAAGGGCtccaggctgggaggcaggggacCTGGGCTCTCTGATACCTGAGTGACTTTGGGCAtgcccctgccctgtccctggcCTCTGTGCttagctgtaaaatgaggatgataccCTATCCTGCCTGCCCTTTGTGCAATCTGATagatggtgggtgggtgggaatgCTCTTTGTGAGAGGCAAAGCAGCATGCAGGTGTGTACACCTGTGTACCTGTGTTGGGGGTTTCAGAGTTATGCTCACTGGAGTCAGACTGGCCCCACTGGTCTCAGTGAGCCCCATGGCCTGGGCCTCTTCAGCTCCCCCAGCAGAACTAGGGGGTTCCCTTTTTGTTCTCTCCCTGGGCCCCCGCTGAGAACATCAAGGTCAAGTCCCAGGCCAGCCCCCTGACCCAGGCCTGGCTGAGAAACTGTTGACTGACCCCCGTATGAGTGAGGGGCTAATAATAAAACACTAAGAGCTACCATTTACTGACTACTTAGTATCTCCCAGGTGCTTTCCAGGTATCATCACATTTAAGCCTGGcaacaaccctaggaggtaggAGGTAGTATTAGATGGGGAAGCAGGCTCCGGGagcttaagtgacttgcccaagatcacccaggTTTATATTTCACAGCTCAAGCCTCTACACAGCACGTGCCACAGCTATTTATCCAGCCATTTTGAGCTGCAAGAGGTTCACGGGGAGGGGTCAGATGTGTGTGTCTGGGTCAGGTGTAggcgggtgtgtgtgttgggggcagcGGCTGAGAGCCGTCCGGCAGACTGAGCGCTCTCCCCCCGACCCCCCTACCAGCTGTGAAGGAATACAGGACTGGCTCCCTTTAGTCCCCCAGTCCTGccagggaaaaggagaggggggAAGGGGCAGACAAAGGGCAGAGACAGGTGGGCCTTGATAGTGCCCTTCACTCtgccctcaccagaacccagcTGGACAGACTAGGGGATTCTGGGAAAGAAACAGAAGCCACGCCCATACCCTGTTTGGGGTGCCCCTGTCTCAGAGTGGTGACTGCCTCCCAGTGGGCAGACCTAGGGCTAGTTTGGACCTGGGAAGGTGACAGAGCTGTTGGGGGTCaagccaggaaggaaggaagggcccaGGGCACTCGTGGACGGATGCATGGCCACACTCCACCTGTGTGGCCCCTGCTGCCCAGTGGCTCACAGCCCAGGCAACCCTCAGATGTTGGGCCAGAGGAAACCCAGGCCTGAATGGCAGGGAGCGGACTGAGGTGAAGGGATACCTTCCACCCTCCAGCATAGCCCCCTGCTCAGAAGTCCCGGCTCTGAAGACCCCAGCTCCTGGTGGCCTCATGCCCTGGCCTGGGGAATGAACTGAGTGTCCTCCCATCATACAGAAGGGCAGCTGTGGGTTCATGAGCCACCCCTTCAAAAGAGCCAGGCCCCCTAGGCTTCGGGAGTCTGCTGGCGCCTGGAGTCTGAACTCCAAACCAGAGCCACGCTTGTTGGCTAGAATTTCCTGCGGGGGGTGGCTGAGAAAAGGAGGGCTTTTCCTTCAGCTTGAGccaggccaggctctggggacTGCCAGTTACTGGGGTCTAATGTGGAGGAGTGTGTTGGTGGGTTCCTCTGTACTCCTGGGGCTCATCTGCAGCTGTGAGAACATCCCCTTCCTAGGGTCCAAGTGgttcctctccacccaccccgGGATCCCAGTCCTCAGAGAGCAGGCTTCATGATGgaggagactgggggtggggagctctGGATCTGGGGCTAGAGACTGGAATCAGGGGCAGCAGAAGGGACTGGGAACCCCACTTCCTAACCCTCCCTACTCCCCAAGCTCCTGCTGCAGAGGCAGCTGTGTGGATGACCTCATCCCACAAACATGCTTTGTTCCTGAGAAAATGGAAAGTGTCTGAGGTTTGGTGGGGGGCTGGGTGTCTGCAGCAACAGCACTCAGGGCTCCCCCTTGCCTGACTCCCCACCGTAGGGGGGCCTGATTGGAGAGGAAATGTCTTCAGTGGCTCCCACTCTCTCGCCCTTCGCTTCCCTGGCCCCAAACCCTTAAAAATGCCGGGGAGAGGCTGTCTCtcccagaggcagggagagggaaataATGACCCAGGGGATGGAAAGATTCTGGGGCTTTGCCAGTCACTGCCAGGAGTGATGACCGGCAGGAGACAGCAGGAGGCACACTGCATAATCTCCAGTTCCCCTCTCGGTCCCCAAGcatctcatttcccttttttcctcccctgtTGCTGGCAAAACCTGACATCTGGCCATCTGTGCTGCCACAGCTTCTGCAGATGTTGCAGGCCAAGGCTGCCCAGGCTGGTGTGACCAGAGACCcagtgggaggtggagggggtgaGGGCAGAGGGTCCAGCTGGGGAAGCTTGGCTGTGTCCAGcttgcaggatttccttcctgcTTAAACCTAGGCTGAGCCTCTGAAGTCCTTGTTGCTGGattctcctgggaggggaggcccAATGTGATTTCTCCCATcagcctcctccacctccaccattcACTGGCCCAGCATCCTTCTTACATTCCGCTGTTTCCTGGTTGgggttttgggggtggggtgcgaACAGCGCCATTCTCATCCCTAAGCTCCCCACTCCAGAGCTCTGGGTATACCCCTAGGGTCCCTTCCTGGGAGTCAGGAGAGGGTGAGAGTGCTGTTCATATGGGACAGGGTGGGGTGGCTCCGTGTCCTTGCTCTTACCCCCTTGGGGACAGTAGGGACAGTGGAGGCTAAACTCAGGCTAAATGCAGGGGCAGGAAATGAGTCACTGACCCAGGaaaagccccctccccccagttctgCCAGGGCCAAGATAAGAAAAGAACTTCTGCTTCCTGGTTTTTTCCTGACCCCCTCTCATCCCCAACgttaaatacagaaataaacatgCAGGACTCTTTGTGTTCCCAGAAACACCCATTCCCCATCACCACCTGCTCTGACCTGGCATTTCCTATGCCTAGttcttgctctttttaaaatgcaatgggCTAAGCCACAGCCCCTCTGGTTGACCCCTGCCCCACCTTGTCTCCCTAACAGGGCTCACTCACAGCCACCATGAGCGAGGCCTTTGACTGTGCAAAATGCAGCGAGTCCCTGTACGGGCGCAAATACATCCAGACAGACAACGGACCCTACTGTGTGCCCTGCTATGACAACACCTTCGCCAACACGTGCGCTGAGTGCCAGCAGCTTATTGGGCACGACTCAAGGGTAAGGACTGGACCACACTGGGCAGGGAGTGGGTGGAGGCTGGCAGGAGGGGGCGAAGGTGCCAGTGCCCCCGCTGTGCCCCACACAGGAGCTGTTCTACGAAGACCGCCACTTCCACGAGGGTTGCTTCCGCTGCTGCCGCTGCCAGCGCTCCCTGGCCGACGAGCCCTTCACCTGCCAGGACAGCGAGCTGCTCTGTAACGGCTGCTACTGCAGTGCCTTCTCCTCACAGTGCTCCGCCTGCGGGGAGACTGTCATGCCCGGTGCGTTCCCGGGGGCTCCCAGGGCCTCGTTGTGCGTGGGACTGGCATGCCTGGCATCTGTGTAGGGTTCTTGTAAGGGACTGGCATGCCTGTCTGATACAACATGGAGGCTTGGTAAAGACCTGCACACGCAGCACGTTCCTGGAAATTTACTGCGTGCGGCATCTGTCGTGCTTATTTGCTCTTGGGAGCTTAGCACGCACAGGGACTGACACGCATGATACACACCTGGGGGCTTAGCATGTTTGGCACACATAGGAGCTACGAGTGTGCTGAGACTGTCAGTGTTTGTTGCATTGGggcttggtgtgtgtgtgcaaagaCATATAAATAAAGGGCTTAACATGTATGGCAACCTGCATGGCTAATAGAATGTGAGGATTTAGAACACGTGGAGATTGGCATGATTAGGATATGCCGGGGCTTATTATGTTCTGAATCTATCATGTCTGGGGCAGAACTCTGTGTGGGCAGGGACTTGCTTGCCTCGTATATGGggtctttgtgtgtgtgctcaCACTATCACATCTGGTATATAAGCGCTTAGCATATACTGAGTCATCGTGCCTGTGACCTGGAGGCCTGGCGTATGCTGAGATCGTCATATTCTGGTACATGTGGGGACTTCACCTATGCCAAACCCTCAGGTCTAGTTTATGGGGGCCTAGCACGTGCTTAGCCAGCATATCCAGTGTTGGGGGGAAGTGGTTAGCATGTGCAATAGATGTGGTGGGGATCCAGCTGCAAATGCATGGACACCACCCTGTAGGCTGTGGGAGCAGCGGGGACCCTCCTCGGGGGTGGTGGCAGAGGGTGGCGCTCAGGAGCTCGGGACTCAGCCTCTGAGTGCGACCCCTGTTCCCCACAGGATCCCGGAAGCTGGAGTACGGAGGCCAGACATGGCATGAGCACTGCTTCCTGTGCAGCAGCTGTGAGCAGCCGCTGGGCTCCCGTTCCTTTGTGCCCGACAAGGGTGCCCACTACTGCGTGCCCTGCTATGAGAACAAGTTTGCTCCTCGCTGCGCCCGCTGCAGCAAGGTGGGGGCTGGGCCGGCGGGGCGGGGGTACCGAGCTCCACTGCACACAGGGGTGGGG from Physeter macrocephalus isolate SW-GA unplaced genomic scaffold, ASM283717v5 random_223, whole genome shotgun sequence includes the following:
- the FHL3 gene encoding four and a half LIM domains protein 3; the encoded protein is MSEAFDCAKCSESLYGRKYIQTDNGPYCVPCYDNTFANTCAECQQLIGHDSRELFYEDRHFHEGCFRCCRCQRSLADEPFTCQDSELLCNGCYCSAFSSQCSACGETVMPGSRKLEYGGQTWHEHCFLCSSCEQPLGSRSFVPDKGAHYCVPCYENKFAPRCARCSKTLTQGGVTYRDQPWHRECLVCTGCQTPLAGQQFTSRDDDPYCVTCFGELFAPKCSSCKRPITGLGEGKYVSFEDRHWHHSCFSCARCSTSLVGQGFMPDGDQVLCQGCSQAGP